The following proteins are co-located in the Flavobacteriales bacterium genome:
- a CDS encoding T9SS type A sorting domain-containing protein — MKRFKILLAILAVPLIGLSQGTLVEDTIILHLTISDLQDILAQNGLPSGVVPTDYEVDVHRVIYNTPDVDGTPTTASGLICLPVGDTCAMPMMAYLHGTKLKKHDTFYYLNGEWNLGAITATTGYAMCMPDYLGLGAGPGIHPYQHAHSEATASVDILRSCRMICQEQGLQLNDQLFLIGYSQGGHSVLATHRMIQEELSNEFVVTASAPGSGPYDMSGAQLDMVAAFQPYSVPGYLPFVIQSYQHVYGNLYDSIQQIYIPPYDQTLTPLLDGSHSMDEVNAAMPAIPREIIQPDYADAFFSDTTNPAFMALRANDVYEWIPQAPVLFNYCGGDEEVSILNTIIASDWMENHGAPSIDVEERDTALGHFQCATPSILFSKVWFDTMADLCQGNVGVREVPESPATKVYPNPVSDGIVRFDNRKTMYVRLIDGTGRQVISQQRINPNGSLDVGEVSAGIYLLELTENDQRSVLRLVVQ, encoded by the coding sequence ATGAAAAGATTTAAAATACTGCTGGCCATACTTGCCGTTCCTCTCATAGGACTTTCGCAAGGAACATTGGTGGAGGATACCATCATCTTGCATCTGACCATATCTGATCTTCAGGACATTCTCGCTCAGAACGGTTTGCCATCTGGGGTTGTGCCAACGGACTATGAGGTGGATGTTCATCGTGTCATTTACAATACACCCGATGTGGATGGAACGCCCACAACGGCCTCGGGTCTGATCTGCCTGCCTGTTGGCGATACGTGTGCCATGCCAATGATGGCCTACCTTCATGGTACCAAGCTAAAGAAGCATGATACTTTCTATTATTTGAATGGCGAGTGGAATCTTGGAGCGATAACCGCAACCACGGGTTACGCCATGTGCATGCCTGATTATCTTGGGCTGGGTGCTGGCCCTGGAATTCATCCTTACCAGCATGCGCATTCCGAAGCAACAGCTTCGGTAGATATTCTAAGATCATGCAGAATGATATGTCAGGAGCAGGGATTGCAACTCAATGATCAGCTGTTCCTAATAGGTTACTCACAGGGAGGACATTCCGTGTTGGCTACGCACAGAATGATCCAGGAAGAACTATCTAATGAGTTTGTGGTAACCGCATCCGCTCCAGGTAGTGGACCCTACGACATGTCGGGTGCGCAGTTGGATATGGTTGCGGCATTTCAGCCATATTCTGTACCAGGTTATCTGCCGTTCGTTATTCAGTCTTACCAGCATGTGTACGGTAACTTGTACGATTCCATCCAGCAGATATACATTCCTCCATACGATCAGACGCTAACTCCGCTATTGGACGGTTCTCATTCTATGGACGAAGTGAATGCGGCCATGCCAGCGATTCCGCGCGAGATCATTCAGCCCGATTATGCGGATGCTTTCTTCTCAGACACCACAAATCCTGCTTTTATGGCGCTGAGGGCCAATGACGTTTATGAGTGGATTCCACAGGCTCCGGTCCTGTTCAACTATTGCGGTGGCGATGAAGAGGTTTCTATACTGAACACGATCATTGCATCTGATTGGATGGAAAACCATGGAGCACCAAGTATCGATGTTGAAGAGCGTGATACGGCATTGGGTCATTTTCAATGTGCTACACCGTCCATCCTTTTCTCAAAGGTCTGGTTTGATACGATGGCCGATCTCTGCCAAGGGAACGTTGGGGTGAGGGAGGTGCCAGAATCTCCTGCCACCAAGGTCTATCCAAATCCAGTTTCGGATGGAATTGTTCGTTTCGACAACAGGAAAACGATGTACGTTCGCCTTATTGATGGAACTGGCCGTCAGGTCATTTCGCAGCAGCGCATCAATCCGAACGGAAGTTTGGATGTTGGAGAAGTAAGCGCAGGAATTTACCTGTTGGAGTTGACGGAGAACGACCAACGAAGCGTTCTGCGCTTGGTTGTGCAATAA